Within the Nicotiana tabacum cultivar K326 chromosome 11, ASM71507v2, whole genome shotgun sequence genome, the region TGCGTCCCCTCTAGATTTTATACCATTGTTTGGGAACCTGTAagaatttgcatataacttctcATTTTTACTCCAATATTCTTCGCAATTAATATACGcccagattttttttttttttttttttttgaatagcCTAAGCTAGGGAGGTATAGAGGCGATGGGCAATCAATATGAGGTATCATTTGAATTCATGCTTTGACATCTTAAACCAATGTTATTTATTAAAAGCCCTTTAGAAGAACCGAAGGTTCATGGGTCTTGAAGCAAAAGGGGAGAAGTGAAGTGCACAATTTAGGGAAATTTACCTAACATATATAATCAAATGGTAATTGAAATCATTAATCTCAGCATTCTGTATAAAATAATGCTGATATTAATCCAACTCATCAAAGCTGATATTTAAAGAACCCGGTGCTCCTCATTTGGATTACCTCGTTCATCATTGTTTGAAGCGCACACATCGATACCTCCTCACTTCACATTGCTTCATTGCTTTAAGCGACAAAGTGATAGTTTCTAATAACATTGGTGAAAGCATCGGGGATTTGGATTTGAAGAGAAGCATAGAACTTagttttatggatgatttctgaATTGCAAATTATTTGAGATAGTGTCGATTTAGCAATCCGGAAGAGTCAGGGTACTTGAGATTGCCTAGGGGTTAAGCTCGAAGGCATGGATATTCTTCAGCCGACCTTCCACATACGATCACACCCTCAACTTCCACGAGTGAGATTCTTGACTAATGCAGCTGATTATGTATATCCATTCTTCAGTCTTCTTCTCATATGCAAGATAAAATGAATTTGTGTGGCATGCGCACTGTAAAATCAAACCTGAGCTTTGTGAGAAGATATCCTGAGATATTGAAGAGTTTTGATTATCTTGTTATAAATCCAGCATCCAAATTAAAGTTTCCTTATTGCTTTTCCTCTGCGCTTGCTTAGAGAACTTGAAATATCTGTTGAGATTTAGGTTCTAGTCAAAATAAGGCACATTTGCTTTAAGAAAGTATAACACACAGGAAGCACTTGGGAAGACAACTCAATGTTAAACTTTGGGAGTTTCTCTATCCATAATTGGTATGTTAATCTGTCAAGAACTTTGAGAGTGACCTATGATTAAGCGGTGATTTTTTGACTAGCTGTTGTTTGAAATGTCATGTGCATTCAATTCATGATTTTTGGGGTTATCTCTGAGGGAAGTAGCCTCGTAAAATCTGGAGAATTCCATGTGGCCTTTTTCGGCTATGTGAGATTATCTAATAGCTGTCATATGTGAAGGAGAGGagtttctttattctttttcttcttagaatGGTATTGCTGTAGTTGCTCTTGGTCAGCTTTTGTGTTCACGGATCTGAAAGAATGCAGTATTGACAATCATAAAGTTTCACAAGCCAATAAGTTGTATAGCTTATAAAAAAAAGCACCACTAAGTTGTATATGATAGTGAATCAGTGAATCGAAATACCACCCTGCTATCTGGTGAAAGAACATGTTTCTTTTGGCCTGGGGCTATTTGGGTAACTGTTCTAGCTATGAGCATTGAAGGAGAGTGAGGAAAGCTACTTTTTCTCTAAAAGAGTTTGCTTTTCCTACTGCTTTTTTAAATAGTTGTGAATACTGCTTTTTGTTCTACTGATTGACCTTTTTTTTTCAAGTTACAAAGAATCACCCAATTATTGGTATTTTCTTATATAAACTTCTGTCTCTCTCTCACGCTCTCTCCCTCTGGTATTATTGAGAACATCAGGCTATTACTCTTTTGGGGGAAGGCCCCCCTAAACTTGCACAAGCAGCTTACTACCATGGCTTTGGGACAAACGTCTCTTATATCGGAAGTTGTTTGTTATTGAGGTTCTACCATGTTTCTTAATTATTCCAGGATCAGGATGGCATTCTGTTTCTCCTGCAAGGTCATTTTTTGGCACGGACAAAATATGTTCAAGAAGGTGCTTTCAAACAGTTGCAGAAACCGCCAAGCAGGCTGTTGGAGTAGGGGAAGCTAGTAAAAATTGTGATTCTGCTGCTACAGCTGTTTCTAGTATCAAGAATGAGGCCACATACAACAAGTACACCGTGCAATCTAATCTGAAAATCTCCCCCAGGCATGATATGGTGATGGTCTTCACATGCAAAGTATGCGAGACCAGAACAATGAAAACAACTTGCCGTGAGTCATACGAGAAAGGTGTAGTGGTGGCTAGATGTGATGGTTGTAACAACTTACACCTGATGGCTGATCGACTGGGGTGGTTTGGAGAACCTGGTAGCGTGGAAGACTTCCTGTCTGCTCGTGGAGAGGAAGTGAAAAAGGGTTGTGCTGAAACTTTAAGTTTCACACCAGAAGTTCTGGCGGGGAAGAAGAACCTGGAAGAAATTGGGGAGAAGCAGAATCCAAAATTTTGATTTAGGATGTGTTTGGAAACCTCTGTGTAATTACACAGTGTAAAGTTGGCTAGAATTGAAGTTGATTCTGTAATAAAatcgagcaacccatctttaaGCCTAAATTTCGTCTATACTTTGATTTATAAGGAATAGAATGGAGAATTCATTGACTTTCAGTTTAAGTTATATGGTCAGGTGATTGCTCTATATGTAGGAAGATACTTGTTACGTTTTTGTGTTAAGTTTACATACCAATTATTCATGCTCTTGCTTAACATGTCTCTAAGCAATTCCTTCCGTTCCATTTcgtgttttttttttggggtcAAATGACATACTTTTAAAGTTACACAAATGTCATGACATGTTTTAGATCgcaaattttaaaaatctttatttttcccCTAAACATTATGCTCAGTCTAGTATTGCCATATTGAGTGAAGCAGAGGGAGTATCATTATGTCATATTTTTTTACTCTATTACTTAATAATCATTTATATTAAAAACGAATGAAATTTAAAACAAGATGAAATTTTTAATAAAGCAAGAAAAATAGCGAAGTGGgagttgaaaattttaaaattttatatagcAGATAAAATCTAACCTCAATATTTAATGAGCTCTAAGTTCGGTTTCCTCGGTCTGCGCGTGATTAGGAAGGTCCGTCATACGCTTAACATTTTGAAGACGGAGGAAGTGGTTTTAACTAATGTTAATCTTCTACACAAATTACAACCattgcactaaaaatatttacttGTACATTTTTCACTTCACGTAATAAACGGCTTCAATTTACTTTACCAAAAGTTTAAGGTAAGCAACAAAAGTAGTACTAATTGGCGGTTAAGGACAAAAATCTGTAATAACCTTTTATCTTGAACCTAAATTCCTCAAACTGAATATACTGAATCACCCACCCTGCTACTATTCTCCATGGAATTGACGACGATACCTCCAAACTCCTTATTCCAATAGACTGttttaaagattttcttttggATCTTTTCGTTTTCTTCTTTCTTGGTAATTTCTTGGAACGATGCCGGTGAATGATGTGCTTGAGTATCCAAAAGAATAATTGAAACCAACTCGAAATTGCTTATTTAATACTAGCCTTTTACGAAACAGGTTCTTGTTTGTACTCATCCTATGTATGACCATTCGGAGGACCAAAGAAATCCTGCTTTCTGCTAGCAATTTTCTTTCTAGAAAGCCGATTTTATTGAGAAGTACCCAAGAACATTTTTATTCTCAATTGAAATTATTTCTAAAGCACTCAATAGAGAAGACTACTTAATTTTTTTCTCAATGGCTGCTTAGAAGCAATGTTGgaaatatttatatacatatgaTAGGTTGCCTGTGGAGTTCTGCTTGCTACTTCTATTGCATTccagaaatattgatttcattttcCTCTAGTATACCTGTATACGATAAAATCAGGTGCCCTCGATTTTATGGGCTCGAAGGCTCACATCAAGGAAAGGCTCGCGTCGAAGAAGGGACCCACTATGGACCGGGTTCGAGCCCGAGGACAGAACACGAGGCTCGGAGATCTAAGTGTCCGAGGAACGTCGGAGCCTAGTATGACCAACCCCGAGATAATGCCGTTATGGATTTGTAACAGAATGAGCAAGATTCatgccacgtccccaagatcgTGGCATAAATTCCGGAATAGATTTATACGAGTTAGTACTaatccgtactaggcggttagacagctgtcctaataaaattccttactgtaaatagaaatgtaccttatttaggattcctctattatataaaggggaccccaatcatttgtatcGATCCTCAATCATttggcaaagaatatactctcttactttcttgctcagatttcatcagaattgtcctttaaCTTTATCTTTTCCTACTTTATTGTTCTTGACCTACCTCGAGGCCACTTTAGCTCGAGTTCGAGACTGGCTTACATACTGGTTTGATTTTACTTCCTTCATTTCTACACTAGATTTCttggttattaattagtattgaactaaatcacgtatctttaaaaccattaacaaatttaattgttactcgtattttcaaggtaaacagtttggcgcccactgtgggactaaagataatagtggttatttcagtactgattctgataacacatgttattttcacacttgtttttgtcaaatattctctgctttcaggttaaaatatgtcaaactcacaaaacgcgcCTGTGCATTGCGATGATGGTCTTAGATTTCATGGGGAAAATGACAATGTAGCTGCTCCGGGAGACGGTGTACCATCGATTAACCCTGGGAAAATTTCAAATGTGGAACCAGTCGATGTTAGTTCACACATTGCTTTAAATGTAGATTTAGGCGCAGATCCCGGGGGAAGTGTACGCATGGAAGTCAGATCTGgtggccaaggaacacagggTATATGAGACAGGGGAGTCAGCCtcgaagtgatattcaagatgttgcaagctcaacaaattGTTATCGCTCAGCTTCAAAGTCAGCACAAAACTCCAAGTATAGTCGAACCAGAAAACACTTGACGTACTGAGCTGATACCGGAAAGATCAAACGGTAATGGGTCGGGGACTGATCCCACAATTATGaggatgctcgaggaactcaccaaGAGAATCGAGTCTGGGGAGAAGAAGATTGAGgataatgataaaaaaaatggagacttataactcccatgttgatcaaataccgggggcaccccgGGTCTTGAAAGGTTTGGAtgccaaaaaattcatacaaaagccatTCCCTCTGAGTGCGGCTACGAAGCCCATTCCTaaaaagtttcgcatgcccgatatacctaaatacaatggaacaaccgatcctaatgaacatattacctcatacacttacgAGATTAAAGGAAACAACTTGaatgatgatgagatcgaatcagtattgttgaaatttttttggggaaactttgtcaaagggatccatgatttggtatcacaacttttCCCCGAACTCTATCgattcatttgctatgttagCAGATGACTTCGTGAAAGCACATGCCAGGACCATAAAGGtgacgacaaggaaatcaaatatttttaaaataagacAAAGGAACgatgagatgctaagggagtttgtATCccagtttcaaatggaacgaatggaattaccaccggtctCGAATGATTGGGCAGTACAAACTTTTATGCAGGGtttgaacgagcggagttcgatcGCGTCACGACAATTGAAGCAcaatctgatcgagtacccagctataaCTTGGTCAGACGTACATAATCGTTActagtcgaagatcagggtcgaggatgaccagttaggagccccctcgggttcATTTCATCCTAATAGATTGGTAGTTAAGGCCCCGAGGGATACTGATAGGGAACCAAGATCAAACAAGGAACGATATCAGCCATATGTCGATCGGAGAAACAATGGTTCGGGGCATAACATTCCTCGGAACGATcgaagaaatgatcgaggtcaaagcTCTTGGGGACTTATGGGTAAGAATGGTTTTGATAAACATACCGACCCCGCTGAAGCACCTTGGTTGTTGGAGTATAATTTCAGCGTAGATGCATCGGGGATCGTGTCGGCTATTGGAAggatcaaagacaccaggtggcccaTGACAATACAAAATGATCCTTCTCAAATGAATCCAAActtgatgtgtaaatatcatggcacacatggccatAGGACCAAAGACTGCAGGCAGGTGAGGGAGGAAGTAACTTGATTGTTCAACGAGTGTCATATTCGAGAATTTCTCAGTGATCGATCTAAGAACCACTTCAGGGAAAGAGATGCAAACAGAAAAACAAGCAAGAAGAACCGTAATATGTGATTCATATGATCGTTGGCGGTGTCGATGTTCCTCAAGGGCATGTATTCAAAtgcaccaaggtgtcgatcaccaGATAAAAACGGACTCAGAGTTATGTTCCTGAGGGCGTCCtatcattcaatgatgaggaagcGGAAGGTATATCTCAGCCGCACAATGACGCCCtagtaatttttattttgttaaataaattcaagttaaacgtgttctagtggatccaggtagctcaacaaacataatcagatcgagggtcgtagagcagcttgGACTATAGGACCAAATTGTACCTATATCTCGAGTCttaaatggcttcaacatggcaagcaaaaCAATGAAGGGAGAGATAATCCTACTAGTGAACGTGGTCGGAACCATTCAACTtacaaaattccatgtcatcgaaggcgacatgagatacaatgcacTACTTGAggggccatggattcacaacatgagggcagtaccttcgacccttcattagatgatgaaatttccAACAGTGGATGGTGTGAAAACGGTTTACGGAGAACAACACGCTACAAAGGAGATATTtacggtcgaggaggtgactccGGCGCCAGTGCCTTTGACCTCGAAAAAATCGAGTGCCAAAGATAAGGAGACAGCGAAATAGAAATCACCGTCCCCAGCCTCGACCAAATCGGGTGAACAGGtaatcaaagaagaagaagaggattttCTTACTCATCGAACTTTTGTCGTTCCCGAAGAATCAGATGCAACCACTTCAACGGTTGAGGAACTGGAATAGGTCATAGTGATCGAGTACATGCCCGAGAAAAAGGTATACATGGGAACGAGGTTATcccccaaactcaggaaaaaactcattcaatttcttatcgataacatggattgttttgcttggtcccatttaggcataacagggatcccaccaaaAATAACAATACACCGGCTAAGCCTCGACCCCAGGTTCAAACCAATAAAgtaaaaaagaaggccccagaccgaggtgaagcatgcattcataaaggatgaggtaactaaacttctcaaaataggatctattcgggaggtaaaataccccgaatggttagccaacgtagttatagtccctaaaaagggaaacaaacttagaatgtgcgtagattacaaggatttaaacaaCGTATGCCCTAGTGACTCTTTtccattgcctaacatcgatcgtatgatcgattcCACGGCCGGCCACAtgatccttacctttctcgacgcctactcctGGTATAATCAAATTTAGATGAGCCCGAAGGACCAGgagaagacctcgtttatcactaagtttggaacatactgttacaatgtaaagccctttaggctaaaaaattactggagctacataccaacgcctagttaacaaaatgttcgaggaacaaatgggtaaatcaatagaagtttacattgacgatacattggttaagtccctgcacgTAGAGGGCCATTTAATCATTTGCAGGAAATATTCAAAATCTTGAGGAAGTaaaacatgaagcttaacccagaaaaatgtgccttCAGGGTCGGTTtaggcaagttcctcggcttcatggtatcaaatcgaaGGATCGAAATCAACCCTaacaagatcaaggccatcgaagatatcactatCGTAGATATTGTGAAAGCCATACAAAGGTTAACAGGACGGATAGCTGCCTTGGGTCGATTCATTTTGAGGTCATCGGATCGAAGCCACGGGTTTTTTTCCTTGCTAAAAACGAAAAAGGATTTCGCATGGACCCCGAAATGTCAGCAAGCATTGGAGGAATTGAAGTGATATTTATCGAGCCCACCTCTTCTTCACACTCCGAAGGTGGATAAAAAGCTTTACTTATATTTTGCAGTGTccaagatagcggtaagtggggtactagttcgagaagaataaggtacgcaattccctgtttattatgtaagtcgtactttaggagatgctgaaactagatacccacacttagaaaaattagcacttgcattaataagcgcatctAAAAGACTAAagccatattttcagtgtcacccaatatgtgtgttaaccacttatCCTCTCcgaaatgttttgcataagcctgaattatcaggccgattggccaaatgggcagtcaaacttggcgggtacgatatcgaatatcaaccccagaacgcctatcaagtctcaaatcttagctgacttcgtggccgattttacaCCAACCCTCATGCCCGAAGTGGAAAAAGAACTTCTACTAAAATCGGGTACATCGTTGGGGGTATGGACCGTCTTCACAGACGGTGCCTTGAATGTGAAAGGGTTCAGGCTTGGCATCATTTTAACCCACATACAGGTGGTactattagacaatctattaaaacttctaggttgaataataatgaggccgagtatgaggccataattgcaggtctcgagctagctaaaagcctaGGGGTAGAAGTCATTGAATCCAAGTGCGATTCCCTGTTGGttgtaaatcaagtaaacaaaagaTTTGAAGTTTAAGAGGATAGGATGCAAAGATATTTAGACAAATTCAAGTAACCTTGCAtcgcttcaaggagtggactctagaTCATATGCTTCGAGAACAAAATAGtaaggccgatgcacttgccaaCTTGGGGTCATCAGTTGAAGACGATGACATTGTCCCAGGGACCGTCGT harbors:
- the LOC107810368 gene encoding uncharacterized protein LOC107810368, coding for MAARQIQRRILSLLATKQPQTYISKGSGWHSVSPARSFFGTDKICSRRCFQTVAETAKQAVGVGEASKNCDSAATAVSSIKNEATYNKYTVQSNLKISPRHDMVMVFTCKVCETRTMKTTCRESYEKGVVVARCDGCNNLHLMADRLGWFGEPGSVEDFLSARGEEVKKGCAETLSFTPEVLAGKKNLEEIGEKQNPKF